The Populus alba chromosome 6, ASM523922v2, whole genome shotgun sequence genomic interval CCATTTTCCCCACACGCTCTGCCAATTAACCCTAATAATTGAATAGAATTGAGGTTCATCTCTGGTTTATTCTTAGAAATACTATGAAGATCAAGCATCGAGGACAACCATTTCACAATGCTTCATACCACAGCACATCCATGAACCTCTTTACCTCCTATGCAACCATCCCCATAAAAACTACACACCTTCCTATATTTCCATTCACTTTCATTTTTGAACAGGCACCATGTACACACTTTGAATGCAATAATCATGTCCAAATAGACTCCTATGCTATCACATAATTTCATTCCTCAAAAGCCAAACcatcaaaaaacacaaaataggACAACAAATAATATCACGCCACCCACTAAAGCATGGTGGGTGCAAATAGGACCTAGTCGTCTCTTCAGTGTGCTACATCACAAAACCTTATCCTACCTTTGTTTTAACAACAAGTATGTACATGCAGAGCAAGATAGACATACCAAAGCAAACAGAAAACAACACATGCAACTAGGTGGATCAAACTTCAGGTCCAAGTTGTTTAAAAATTTTCCACTTTAAAACCGTGCATCAATATTTTGCACTATAAAGAACTAGCCAGAGCCTTTAAACAACAATTCTAACACAGAATATGATAATGATACACTTCCTAACATACTATTACCACTATTACCATCACAAACAACTAACAAGCAAGATGCACAAGACCTGGAAATTGAACAGCCTAGCAGGAGGCAGCTAATATACAGATGGAGCTCATCAAAGCCCAAACAAATCCAACTCAAGCTACCAAGCAACTACTAAGcacaaaacaacaattaaatcactacacaaagaaaaacaaaagaaggaagaaacctTTTATTTGATGCAAACAAAGGTCAAACATTGAAAGAAAAACTATCTAAAGCTGTAGTACTAATAAAGCTTCAAAGAAGCCcaatattttaaacttaataattttaaaataacaaatcaaaatattagaaGAAACTGAATTGTATAAGTTAAGAAAACCATGATCGAACAAAACCAAAGCTATCACTCAACTACAAACAACTAGATTTCAtgctaaaaaaaagatattaattgtGTCATTCACCATAGTGTGTTATCATATACCGCAACACTGCTACTTGTCCACCTACATACACAGCCATCTCTAATAAATAGCATCCCAGTTTTACTATCCACCTCTGACGATGCTACAATTCTCAGTAGCCATTCTTTCAAACAGTTCAGCCAGTCAATCCTACTAAATGGATGCAGTTGCTTCTTCCACAAATGCTTAATCTCTATTATGCAGTGAGAAACCCAAATTTAAGCAGAACTTTATCATGCAACGCACCTCCATGACACTGTCTTGGCACACCCCCATCCATGAACCTTGCCTACCAAGGCAACTATCCCATTATATATCATTCATTTCCCTATAACACTCTTAATGCGTCAATTCTCCAACTGACTTCTTGAACAATCCTAACAGTTTGAACTCATGCTGCCAAACTAGACAGCAccaaaaagaacaaataaagaTGCAACATATCTCAGAACATAAAGCTTGCTAGGTACTAACGAAAACACATTAGTCCACCTTCCTCACAAAACTATAAACCTACATTCTCTCAAGTGACCCCCCTCGCTACCTTTGTTTTTGTAGAAGCATTCGAATGCACATCAAGAATCCAATATACTCACATCAAAAAATGATTATATGCATCCTTTGCATGCGGAGCTCCAGGTCCAAGTTGCATTACATAATTTCCACAATAGCATATTTACATTTCTGCCACACAGTAATGAAACACCTAATGCCTATATATTATACAGCAACCATGAATTTTCTGACATACTAGAACAACATGTCTTTAGCATCCCAAGTCCTAAATCCTGACCTGACCATCACTGAGTCAGGAAGACTCATAATATCTCAAGCATCTAATACACAGAAAACATCACAGAAGACTTCTGGATAATCATATCATTTAATCACATTGGTATTTAGCTAATTCAAATTTAGTGAACCAGTTCATCTAGGAACTGTAAGCTAAAACCAACAtatagtcaaaaaaaaaaaaaaccatttaaaattacGAGCAACAAATTCCAAGCTGCTAATAAAACAATGAATCAACAATTCTCATCAGCAAACAAACACAGTATTAAGTCATTTAACATGATTAAATctcaaattcaaagaaaagaaagcgcATCCACACAGCCAATTCAATTCACATATTAgctgaaaagaaaattacaaaactaccataaacattaaccaaaaaaaaaaattatgcaaattcCAAAAGACAGTCAATCAGTCAGTCGGTCAAAAAACCTTTTAATCTGACTACACATTATTATCAACAACCCCAACAAAAACCCACGAAAGTTtcgcaaaaaacaaacatacccAGATCTCCAATTTCACTCAGAATCAGCAGAACCGGAGAGGCCCAACTTCTCCGTCTCGAGTCGTTCAAGTGCTTTCTGATGAGCCCAAGTTTCAATAGTGAGATCAGGCTTAGCGTTGAGACCAACACCAAGGATCACAATCGTTAAGAAGCTAGTGATGTAGCAAGGCAACTCCCAGTCTTCCCATTTACGAGGCTGTCCAGGTGGTAGTGGGGTCCGATTGAATAAGTAACCTTTCGGTTGTTCCTCGTGTCCCGGCGATGTCCATCTCCCAGATGATGCTCCGCCGCGGGTTCTGAGGGCGGAGGAGATTCGGTGGCGGAGCATGGAAGATGCCGTCGTGAAGGGcattgtttttgggttttctgAGAGAGGTGTGTGAAGAACGTCCACAGAAGAGAGTGTGGTTAATGCGAGAAGTCTGTTTTGAAGGTATTTTGGGAATAAGGCAAAACAGCGTCGTTTTTCAGTCTGATtgtgtttatttcttttaacatttttaattggaaaattataaaatggaaattaatataaatttaattattattaattaaaaataaaataaaagggatttttcttttattatacatcgcctcataaaatattatttatttcaatagtatttttttttccttttatttttatatttttaaatttatatttctattttgaattttatattttaagatttgatttattaaaaattaaacttcataatttattgtgatttgttttatatatggtTAGTTTAGTTTCATAACTCGTATTACGAGTTTAACGAATTAACTTAGttgacttaggtttttttttcctttaacatTAGATTAATTAGGAATTCAACTTCTTGGTTtattttaatctgttttttatgagattatcttagTCTCATAACTCAAGTCGTGGGTCTGGCAAATTAACTTAATTGactcagagttttttttttaattgacattttttttaaaaattttattctttagtaTTGGATTGATTAGTaattaggtttcatgatttatttttttatgatgttatccTAATCTTATGACTAGAGTCACATGTTTTGTAGGTTAACCTGGATAGACTTAGAtcattttatagtatttgtttttaaattgatttttttttcaatttcatccttcaacaatgagtttattgaaaattgagtttcataatttattttgatttgctttaaaTAGGGTTATCACAGTCTCTTGATCTTGATCGCAGGTTTCGTAGGTTAAGCCATGTTAGCTCAagtcattttttctcttttttttataagagattatctcaattttattattcaagtcaaaggtttgaaaggttaactcaagttgattttttttgtttttttattatattttttcaattttactttttaacattgagttgattaagaattgagtttcatcaattgttttaatttgttttatataagttATCATAGTCTTATAATTCAGGTTGCAGATTGGTTAAGTTAATATAGATTGGTccaaatcaatccaatatattgttctttcaatattttttttttttaaaaaaaatattaatttttatgagtcaaattatatttttactggtCATTTGAGTTGTTTTCTGCCCTATATTAATTAGGTCACATTATATTAATCTCCTcattatttaaatgttttttctaaaaaaaaatattaacaaaatctgaatatttcttttatatgttaaaaatactgatttaacTCGAAACATATAGTGTGAAAAACGACATAATCATCTCTATAGTTATTTTGAATGTAGGCCAACCAACCCCTTTTAAATTTCACAGCCTTTCTCTAttacacattttattttatatttagtctAGAAGCCAATGCCAGCTTCTCATTAGCAGTATTTTTCTACTTGCTCCTCATCCATACCATATAAAACGCAACTCTGGTCATCAGAAACATATCCAGCTTCCTTGAATTTCACCAAGAATTCCTTTACCTTCGAAAATACCTCTTCTCTCCAAGGATGGGACAGGTCACTTGCATAAAAAGGATGAAGGGTTTGATCATCTTCAATCCAGCTTCTTCCAGTCTCCTCCATCACAGCTTGCCTTCTCCATCATCAACTCCCTCACATTCCTCACATCTTCCATCCTCCTTGCAGAGGCATATGAATTTGAAGGAATGGCACAGTTCCCAGCATTTTTCAGGCCCTATTTCTACCGTATGGCGACCcacaaattcatcaaaattagTGTTTGAATGGACTCTACAAGCACTAAAAGCGAACCCCAAATAGCAGCGGTAGGGTTCAAAAGGCATCTTTTTGATAAAAGCAAAAGCACTCGGCCAGCACGCGCCCAAGCAAGTCAACTACTCACCCATAATGCTCAATCTCTGCTTCG includes:
- the LOC118032674 gene encoding uncharacterized protein; protein product: MPFTTASSMLRHRISSALRTRGGASSGRWTSPGHEEQPKGYLFNRTPLPPGQPRKWEDWELPCYITSFLTIVILGVGLNAKPDLTIETWAHQKALERLETEKLGLSGSADSE